The following proteins come from a genomic window of Vallitaleaceae bacterium 9-2:
- a CDS encoding RNA methyltransferase has product MKIKQITSTNNKQLKWIKKLQSQSKLRYQEGVYVVEGMKQVLELSPETIDTLILEEHVDRKVFEDYQGQILILPQDIFRTISLDKTPQGYMAVVKMQKNILSTATLNKNGLYLVLETIQDPGNMGTMIRVCDAVKADGIIYNKASVDIYHPKVVKSTVGSLERVACYQVEDLIEAIHVLKSADIQVFGAYLDDSAYHFSKEYQRGTAFVIGNEGSGISDEVINCVDARVKIPIIGKAESLNAAVAASVLLYEALCQRIKKSAL; this is encoded by the coding sequence ATGAAGATAAAACAGATTACCAGTACAAATAATAAGCAGCTAAAATGGATAAAAAAACTTCAATCTCAGTCGAAGCTGCGTTATCAAGAAGGCGTGTATGTTGTTGAAGGTATGAAGCAGGTTCTTGAACTTTCGCCGGAGACGATTGATACATTGATTCTTGAGGAACATGTGGATCGCAAGGTATTTGAGGATTATCAGGGGCAGATACTTATTTTGCCCCAAGATATTTTTCGTACTATTTCGCTAGATAAAACACCTCAAGGCTATATGGCGGTCGTGAAAATGCAAAAAAACATCCTCTCTACGGCCACATTAAATAAAAATGGATTATATCTTGTCCTTGAAACGATTCAAGATCCGGGAAACATGGGGACGATGATTCGGGTATGTGATGCTGTAAAAGCCGACGGAATTATTTATAATAAGGCTTCAGTAGATATTTATCATCCGAAGGTGGTCAAGAGTACAGTTGGGTCTTTGGAGCGTGTGGCGTGCTATCAAGTGGAAGATTTGATAGAGGCAATACATGTTTTAAAGTCCGCAGATATTCAAGTCTTTGGTGCCTATTTGGATGATAGTGCATATCATTTTTCAAAAGAGTATCAGCGAGGAACTGCATTTGTAATAGGAAATGAAGGCAGTGGAATATCGGATGAAGTTATTAATTGTGTGGATGCACGTGTTAAGATTCCGATTATTGGAAAAGCGGAATCCCTTAATGCAGCAGTTGCTGCTTCAGTATTACTGTATGAAGCGCTATGTCAGCGTATAAAAAAAAGTGCCCTTTAA
- a CDS encoding TrkA family potassium uptake protein, translating into MADKKDFVVLGMGKFGRSVAETLAAHDYDVLAIDNNEDIIQEVSDVVTHAVQADVTDADALAALGMRNFDVAVVAISDDMQSSIMATILAKEMGVRYVVAKAQSDIHKRVLEKVGADRVVFPEREIGVRIANQLTQDSFVDFMELSDDFSIVEIEVQKKWRGKTLRELDMRNKYGINVIGMRQGDHITITPGADKLLEMGEILIVIGNNKNLSKVSGDE; encoded by the coding sequence ATGGCAGATAAAAAAGATTTTGTAGTTTTAGGTATGGGAAAATTTGGACGTAGCGTTGCAGAAACTTTAGCAGCACATGATTATGACGTCCTTGCAATTGATAATAATGAAGACATCATACAGGAAGTCTCGGATGTGGTAACACATGCTGTACAAGCAGATGTGACAGATGCAGATGCATTGGCAGCGCTTGGAATGCGTAACTTCGATGTTGCTGTTGTGGCGATTAGTGACGATATGCAATCCTCCATTATGGCGACCATATTAGCCAAAGAAATGGGTGTACGCTATGTGGTTGCAAAGGCCCAAAGTGACATTCATAAACGGGTTTTAGAAAAAGTGGGCGCAGATAGAGTTGTCTTTCCGGAGCGTGAGATTGGGGTTAGAATTGCTAATCAATTAACCCAAGATAGTTTTGTTGATTTTATGGAATTGTCGGATGATTTTTCAATTGTTGAGATTGAAGTACAGAAAAAATGGCGAGGAAAAACCCTTCGTGAGCTGGACATGCGTAACAAATATGGAATTAACGTTATCGGTATGCGACAAGGCGATCACATTACGATTACGCCAGGAGCAGATAAGCTGTTGGAGATGGGTGAGATTTTGATTGTTATCGGAAACAATAAAAATCTATCAAAGGTTAGTGGAGATGAATGA
- a CDS encoding HD domain-containing protein, with translation MSKKVVAAIDLGSHALRMKVGEINRSGLFHELENYRKINGVGHDTFTTGKVSFETVDKICDELKLFKKSFVEYGVDQYLAMATSALREAENRDYIVDQIRLKTGLEIKVISNSEEQYLTHKAIKHQLSDYEQLIQEGAVVVVVGAGSVQITTYKDGRLRSSQNVKMGSLRIKEVFEDIERKAINYHNILDEYISTNLEGVDYFKDTDTYKHLIAVGGELSIISKLIENQENTHIGQLSEKEFLKLFDHIVDMTIEEIEETYGVKRERAEIILPSMMLFKMFLEKVESNQIITPIISLTDGIIRLIHEELYLKKKSDENNDDIIANAKALARKFQYNEPHAKKVEENALILFDRLKKIHGLKQERVLLQVAAILHDIGKVVALDQHYLHSYNLIRSLEIFGLSEEHVEMVANIACYHSMVKPTVTDQNFNGLPRESRTKVGKLISIIRLADALDRSHKGKIQIQSVRLHEKELVIHCTSAVNVDTTLEEWTFNQKADYFMEVFGITPRLKIKREFENEKK, from the coding sequence ATGAGTAAAAAAGTGGTGGCAGCAATAGACTTGGGCTCACATGCCCTTCGAATGAAAGTTGGAGAAATCAATCGATCCGGACTTTTTCATGAGCTTGAGAATTATAGAAAAATCAACGGAGTAGGTCATGATACATTTACAACAGGAAAAGTTTCGTTTGAGACGGTAGACAAAATTTGTGATGAGCTTAAATTGTTCAAAAAATCTTTTGTAGAATATGGAGTGGATCAATACTTGGCTATGGCAACAAGTGCCCTTAGAGAAGCTGAGAACAGAGATTATATTGTTGACCAGATCCGGCTAAAGACCGGACTTGAAATCAAGGTCATCAGTAACTCAGAAGAACAGTATTTGACCCATAAAGCCATTAAGCATCAGTTGAGCGACTATGAGCAATTAATTCAAGAAGGAGCCGTCGTCGTTGTTGTAGGTGCTGGTAGTGTTCAGATTACAACCTATAAAGATGGACGCCTTCGATCTTCGCAAAATGTAAAGATGGGGTCGCTAAGAATAAAAGAAGTATTTGAGGATATCGAACGTAAAGCAATTAATTATCATAATATATTGGACGAATATATATCGACAAATTTAGAAGGTGTAGATTACTTTAAAGACACAGATACATATAAGCATTTGATTGCTGTCGGCGGAGAATTAAGCATCATAAGCAAGTTAATTGAGAATCAAGAAAATACTCACATTGGACAGCTATCAGAAAAAGAGTTTTTAAAACTATTTGATCATATAGTTGATATGACCATTGAAGAAATTGAAGAAACCTATGGCGTGAAAAGAGAACGTGCAGAGATTATATTACCGTCAATGATGCTCTTTAAAATGTTTTTAGAAAAAGTAGAGAGTAATCAAATTATTACGCCAATTATATCGTTAACAGATGGTATTATACGATTGATTCATGAAGAGCTTTACTTAAAAAAGAAAAGTGATGAAAATAATGATGATATTATTGCAAATGCAAAAGCATTAGCCAGAAAGTTTCAGTATAATGAACCACATGCAAAAAAAGTAGAAGAAAATGCACTTATCTTGTTTGATCGTTTAAAAAAAATACATGGACTAAAGCAAGAACGTGTTTTACTCCAGGTAGCAGCAATTTTGCATGATATAGGTAAAGTTGTTGCACTCGATCAGCATTATTTGCATTCGTATAATTTAATTCGGTCATTGGAGATTTTTGGGCTTTCAGAAGAACATGTTGAAATGGTAGCTAATATTGCATGCTATCATAGCATGGTCAAACCAACAGTTACTGACCAAAACTTTAATGGTTTACCTAGAGAGTCGCGAACAAAAGTTGGGAAGCTTATTTCAATTATCCGCTTGGCAGATGCCTTAGACCGATCTCACAAAGGCAAGATTCAGATTCAATCAGTTCGCCTCCATGAAAAAGAGCTGGTGATTCATTGTACAAGTGCTGTAAATGTAGATACAACATTAGAAGAATGGACCTTTAATCAGAAGGCGGATTATTTTATGGAAGTGTTTGGAATTACGCCACGACTAAAAATCAAGAGGGAGTTTGAGAATGAAAAAAAATAA
- a CDS encoding TrkH family potassium uptake protein translates to MKELLKKLQIKPAQILALGFFGLIIFGALLLNLPIASNDGQSIGLVNAFFTSTSAVCVTGLVVANSMEQWTLFGKIVIIILIQIGGLGVMTLATTFFLLLGKKIGLKERLVIQEALNQNKISGVVRLTRNIIFGTLVIEGIGALILMFRFLPDYTFIESLGLGIFHSISAFCNAGFDVLSFNSLSPYVHDWTVNLTISGLIILGGLGFTVWHDLIDTTRETIRKKRHHGYWFHSLALHTKLVLVLTTTLLSVGFILFFLLEMNNPGTMQDFSWPQKVLASFFQSVTTRTAGFNTIALDQMTDGSKFITIILMFIGGSPAGTAGGIKTVTLGVVFFSVMSTIRSREETEVFHRRIPDDIIKRSLAIIMMSLGVIISVTIILTITENQTFLDAAFEAVSAFATVGLSLGITGELSVIGKIVIAITMFIGRLGPMTFAVAMAIRYDRKKISVRKPSERVMVG, encoded by the coding sequence ATGAAAGAATTATTAAAAAAATTACAGATTAAACCTGCCCAAATTTTGGCATTAGGTTTTTTTGGATTGATTATATTTGGAGCATTGTTATTAAATTTACCTATTGCTTCCAACGATGGACAAAGCATAGGGTTGGTTAATGCTTTTTTTACATCAACATCAGCGGTATGTGTAACCGGATTGGTTGTAGCAAACTCTATGGAACAGTGGACATTATTTGGAAAGATTGTCATCATTATTCTAATTCAAATTGGAGGATTGGGTGTGATGACATTGGCTACAACGTTTTTTTTACTATTAGGGAAAAAAATAGGGTTAAAAGAACGTTTGGTCATTCAAGAAGCGCTTAACCAAAATAAGATTTCCGGAGTTGTACGCTTAACACGGAATATTATTTTTGGAACGTTGGTTATTGAAGGAATCGGAGCCCTTATACTTATGTTTCGGTTTTTACCGGACTACACATTTATTGAGTCTTTGGGATTAGGCATCTTTCATAGCATCAGCGCATTTTGTAATGCCGGATTTGATGTATTAAGTTTTAACAGCTTATCGCCATATGTTCATGATTGGACGGTTAACCTAACGATTAGTGGGTTGATCATTCTTGGTGGATTAGGCTTTACAGTCTGGCATGATTTGATTGATACCACTCGTGAAACGATTCGTAAGAAGCGCCACCATGGATATTGGTTTCACAGTCTAGCGTTACATACCAAATTGGTTTTGGTGCTGACAACGACACTTTTATCGGTTGGATTTATTTTGTTTTTCTTACTTGAGATGAATAATCCAGGGACCATGCAAGATTTTTCATGGCCACAAAAAGTACTGGCGTCCTTTTTTCAGTCGGTAACGACGCGAACAGCAGGATTTAATACAATTGCTCTTGATCAAATGACAGATGGATCAAAATTTATCACCATTATTCTTATGTTTATTGGAGGATCACCAGCAGGGACTGCAGGAGGAATTAAAACGGTCACACTTGGTGTAGTGTTTTTTTCTGTTATGTCAACAATACGTTCAAGAGAAGAGACGGAAGTTTTTCATCGGCGAATTCCAGATGACATTATTAAACGCAGCTTAGCAATTATTATGATGAGTTTGGGTGTTATTATTAGCGTAACCATTATTTTAACAATAACAGAAAACCAAACATTTTTGGACGCTGCATTTGAAGCGGTCTCGGCATTTGCAACGGTTGGTTTGTCACTAGGGATTACAGGAGAACTTTCAGTTATCGGGAAAATCGTTATTGCAATTACCATGTTTATCGGCCGACTTGGACCGATGACATTTGCAGTAGCTATGGCTATTCGTTATGATCGTAAGAAAATATCTGTTCGAAAGCCATCAGAACGTGTTATGGTAGGATAA
- a CDS encoding tetratricopeptide repeat protein, which yields MDFIKKKWRIITLGYLLISYLTFIVYMDKRTDYLTYAGIAFLVVTLILFIGTFIGLFGIILHTLFKKEHAAMPFYRMAYTLGTTNINILAAYGVLLIKTFKPDEALGVFEKALKLTTNYLYTKTLTGNIALCHWKMGNEQKALTTYEELFYFPDLETITDFSEENLEEGKSKNGNFYAQDFVTMGYLALINNQLDKASYYTQVALELSESYGPAYDNLGQIAYAHGNLEQAKEHFMHALELKPGMIDSMFFLAQIAWDEGNKDAAQNQLNAMDISRVNGLSTVSIDRINELKTKSAS from the coding sequence ATGGATTTTATCAAAAAAAAATGGCGTATTATTACCTTAGGATATTTATTAATCAGTTACCTTACCTTTATCGTGTATATGGATAAACGTACGGACTATCTAACCTATGCAGGTATCGCCTTTCTTGTTGTAACACTAATTTTATTTATCGGGACATTTATTGGGTTATTTGGAATCATCTTACATACCTTATTTAAAAAAGAGCATGCTGCGATGCCCTTTTATCGTATGGCCTATACACTTGGTACAACAAACATCAATATTTTAGCAGCATATGGTGTGTTACTAATAAAAACCTTTAAGCCGGATGAAGCCTTAGGTGTCTTTGAAAAAGCACTCAAGTTGACGACCAATTATCTATACACCAAAACTTTAACCGGCAATATCGCTCTTTGTCATTGGAAAATGGGTAATGAACAGAAAGCTCTTACCACATATGAAGAGTTGTTCTATTTTCCGGATTTGGAAACCATTACTGATTTTTCCGAAGAAAACCTTGAAGAAGGGAAAAGCAAAAATGGTAATTTCTATGCTCAAGATTTTGTTACTATGGGATACTTGGCACTTATCAACAACCAGCTTGACAAAGCCAGCTATTATACACAGGTTGCACTTGAGTTATCCGAATCCTATGGTCCGGCATATGATAACCTAGGACAAATTGCATATGCCCACGGCAACCTTGAACAAGCAAAAGAGCATTTTATGCATGCACTCGAGTTAAAACCCGGAATGATTGACAGTATGTTTTTTTTAGCCCAGATTGCATGGGATGAGGGAAATAAAGACGCAGCACAAAACCAGCTTAACGCTATGGATATCTCCCGTGTTAATGGATTAAGTACGGTTTCCATTGATCGAATCAATGAATTGAAAACAAAAAGTGCCTCTTAA
- the pfkA gene encoding 6-phosphofructokinase — translation MAKEIKTIGVLTSGGDAPGMNAVTRAVVRTALAKGMRVMGIRKGFAGLITGDIFEMDARSVSDTIQRGGTILHTARCPEFVNKEVQERGAEMCRVFGIDGIVVIGGDGSFQGAEKLANLGINTIGIPGTIDLDIACTDYTIGFDTAVNTAMEAIDKIRDTSTSHERCSIVEVMGRNAGYIALWCGIVNGAEDIFLPEKENISENDLIRRILENRQKGKKHNLIIVAEGVGGSAELAKRIEKVTGISTRATILGHLQRGGSPTAVDRMHGSMMGAVAVELLAEGKSNRVVAYKDGKYIDLDINEALKMEKNIDDYHVEVSKLLETR, via the coding sequence ATGGCTAAAGAAATTAAAACGATTGGTGTACTGACAAGTGGTGGAGATGCGCCAGGAATGAATGCAGTTACACGAGCTGTTGTTCGAACAGCGTTAGCAAAAGGCATGCGTGTCATGGGAATTCGTAAAGGATTTGCCGGATTAATTACAGGCGATATTTTTGAGATGGATGCGCGAAGTGTTTCTGATACCATTCAGCGTGGAGGTACAATCTTACATACGGCACGGTGCCCAGAGTTTGTCAATAAAGAGGTTCAAGAACGTGGTGCAGAGATGTGCCGTGTATTTGGTATTGACGGAATTGTTGTTATTGGCGGTGACGGGTCTTTCCAAGGTGCTGAAAAATTAGCAAATCTTGGCATCAACACTATTGGAATTCCAGGAACTATTGATTTAGACATTGCATGTACTGACTATACGATTGGATTTGATACAGCTGTCAATACAGCCATGGAAGCGATTGATAAAATTCGTGACACATCAACATCCCATGAACGTTGTTCTATTGTAGAAGTTATGGGACGTAATGCAGGATATATTGCCCTTTGGTGTGGAATTGTCAATGGTGCAGAAGATATTTTCCTTCCAGAAAAAGAAAACATATCAGAAAATGATCTTATTCGCCGAATCCTTGAAAATCGTCAAAAAGGTAAAAAACATAATCTTATTATTGTGGCAGAAGGTGTTGGCGGTTCGGCAGAATTGGCAAAACGTATCGAAAAAGTAACAGGAATATCAACACGTGCAACAATTCTTGGACATTTACAACGTGGTGGTAGTCCAACAGCAGTTGATAGAATGCATGGATCAATGATGGGAGCTGTAGCGGTAGAATTATTGGCAGAAGGCAAGTCAAATCGCGTTGTGGCTTATAAAGATGGAAAATACATTGATTTAGATATTAATGAAGCATTAAAAATGGAAAAAAATATTGATGATTATCATGTTGAAGTGAGTAAATTATTAGAAACACGATAA
- a CDS encoding zinc ribbon domain-containing protein, which yields MNCPKCGVAIKESSKVCFNCGEDLEKYSIDQLIQTMLNEDEDKLQPKAKASKKKEAKKNNSEQDKHPYSMGMLITKGINILIIVLLIGSLFLPWFVFEGEGFAKGYISQGRESAETLDTSIEFSAFELRQYAKNYGDYYNVFNKGTEEEKHVWSSQLQLYYLHGILGIILLGGLSIILIALDRKMKTGEWVRGFSVISALIIGLIYSTFKIPFFSMFTTRAQNILRSEDMLSAVKMNLDGIQVNDQFYAYMMTEQIGFYIAAVVCGLWFVFSTIMIEMREGKEE from the coding sequence ATGAACTGTCCGAAGTGTGGCGTAGCTATCAAAGAGTCATCGAAGGTTTGTTTTAACTGTGGGGAAGATTTGGAAAAATATTCCATCGATCAATTGATTCAAACCATGTTAAATGAAGATGAAGATAAACTACAACCTAAGGCGAAAGCCTCAAAGAAAAAGGAAGCGAAAAAAAACAATTCAGAGCAAGATAAACATCCATATAGTATGGGAATGCTTATTACAAAAGGAATTAACATCCTAATTATTGTATTATTAATTGGGTCCTTGTTTTTGCCATGGTTTGTTTTCGAAGGCGAAGGTTTTGCTAAAGGGTATATTTCGCAAGGACGCGAAAGTGCAGAAACTCTAGATACATCCATAGAGTTTTCTGCATTTGAACTTAGACAATACGCAAAGAATTACGGTGACTACTATAATGTGTTCAATAAAGGAACCGAGGAAGAAAAACACGTATGGTCTAGCCAACTTCAACTCTATTACCTGCATGGAATTCTGGGCATTATACTTTTAGGTGGGCTATCAATTATTCTCATTGCATTGGATAGAAAAATGAAAACAGGAGAATGGGTTCGAGGATTTTCAGTGATTAGTGCATTGATTATTGGACTCATTTATTCCACGTTCAAAATTCCTTTTTTTAGCATGTTTACAACCCGCGCGCAGAATATTTTGCGCAGTGAAGATATGTTAAGCGCCGTTAAGATGAATCTTGATGGGATACAGGTAAACGATCAATTCTATGCATATATGATGACAGAACAGATAGGTTTTTACATAGCGGCTGTCGTGTGCGGGCTTTGGTTCGTTTTTTCTACCATAATGATTGAAATGCGAGAAGGCAAAGAGGAATAG
- a CDS encoding patatin-like phospholipase family protein, with translation MEEYQHKRYGLVFEGGGTRGAYEVGVWKALKELDIQIDAVVGTSIGAINGALFVQNDLDKALEIWNNIRYSKVINIEDRLMLSLENNQLRNLNFSEALKAFGDIIKNRGLDISPLKKLLEEVIDEKAIRESKINYGLTTFNLSDMRPEELMVDDIEPNRLAGYVLASAYLPAFRSERIFGKRFLDGAFHNVAPISMLVKKGYKDIIVVRIHGVGIEQTYDDTDVNVIEIKTQEDLGGVLEFDIERIKKNIQLGYFDTRRIFENGRGQKYYISDYHSEAYYLKQFLRLSKRSVVRGLLAIAGKSSMRGYKHKERLICEVLLPLIAKEVKLKKDASYEQIYIALLEMVALALNIERFKHYSLKELRTCVSQEMQTGQQAILFDHPLYDIFVNLFES, from the coding sequence ATGGAAGAGTATCAACATAAACGTTATGGTTTAGTCTTTGAAGGTGGCGGCACACGTGGGGCATATGAAGTCGGTGTGTGGAAAGCGTTAAAAGAATTGGATATACAAATTGATGCAGTTGTTGGGACGTCAATCGGTGCAATTAATGGAGCCTTGTTTGTGCAAAATGATTTGGACAAAGCCTTAGAGATATGGAATAATATCCGCTATTCAAAAGTCATCAATATTGAAGATCGACTGATGTTGAGCCTAGAAAATAACCAGCTTCGTAACCTAAATTTTTCAGAGGCCTTAAAGGCGTTTGGAGACATCATTAAGAACCGAGGCTTAGATATTAGCCCCTTAAAAAAGCTTCTTGAAGAGGTTATTGATGAAAAAGCGATTCGAGAATCGAAGATCAACTATGGATTAACAACATTTAACCTATCGGATATGCGCCCGGAAGAATTGATGGTGGATGATATTGAACCGAATCGTTTGGCAGGTTATGTCTTAGCCAGTGCCTATTTGCCGGCGTTTCGTTCGGAGCGTATTTTTGGAAAACGCTTTCTTGATGGCGCCTTCCATAATGTGGCGCCAATAAGTATGCTGGTGAAAAAAGGATATAAGGATATCATTGTTGTACGTATTCATGGTGTGGGGATAGAACAAACCTATGATGATACAGATGTGAATGTAATTGAAATAAAAACTCAGGAAGATTTAGGTGGCGTTCTAGAATTTGATATTGAACGGATTAAAAAAAACATACAGTTAGGCTATTTTGATACACGAAGGATATTTGAAAATGGGCGAGGGCAAAAGTATTATATATCCGATTACCATAGTGAAGCATATTATCTAAAGCAGTTTTTAAGATTAAGTAAGCGAAGTGTTGTACGTGGATTACTCGCTATTGCAGGCAAAAGTTCTATGCGAGGATATAAACATAAGGAACGTCTGATTTGTGAAGTCTTGTTACCTTTAATAGCCAAAGAAGTTAAGTTAAAAAAAGATGCATCCTATGAACAGATATATATTGCATTACTTGAGATGGTAGCGCTTGCTCTAAATATTGAGCGATTTAAACACTATAGTCTTAAAGAATTAAGAACTTGCGTAAGTCAAGAGATGCAAACAGGACAACAGGCGATATTATTTGACCATCCTCTATATGATATTTTTGTAAACTTATTTGAATCATAG
- a CDS encoding RNA degradosome polyphosphate kinase — translation MKKNKNIDLNHPALYENRELSWLEFNQRVLWEAENIENPLFERVKFLSIVSSNLDEFFMVRVASLMEQIHAGYDKPDFSGLSPKEQIEQISIRAHTMVEDQCNVFKRSILQGLKKENIIFTLDFSQLSEQQIEYIDHYFENNLYPILTPMAVDSSRPFPLILNKSLNIATILEKDGQEFFATVQVPAMINRYLEIPAAHEGERQFVMLKDIITHHISTLFMGYSVLCSSAYRITRNADLTIDEEEAEDLLLEIEKSIKKRKWGEAIRLEIDQKVDERILSFLKEALKLKNRSIYKINGPIDLTFLMKVYGMSNTKDLKFKDYSPKRPKDLLGEEDIFEAIKKKDIFLNHPFESFEPVVEWIQDAAKDPFVLAIKQTLYRVSGRSPIIQALAEAAEAGKQVTVLVELKARFDEENNIQWARRLEKAGCHVIYGLVGLKTHSKVTLIVRKEDDGIRRYVHLGTGNYNDITARFYTDMGLLTVNEQVGRDVSAIFNTLSGYSEPPRLHKITMAPTQLRDRFIYMIRREATYASEGKKAQIICKMNSLCDFEVMQELYKASMAGVKIELIVRGICCLIPNVEGVSDNITVRSIVGKYLEHSRIYYFYNDGKENIYLSSADWMPRNLNRRVELLFPLEAKHIKTRVMDMLEIQLKDVVKAKIKDRDKNYNRIDRRGKPVINSQDYFEDEAIEVEKKYYRKEIEETFTPIMSHDTEDVI, via the coding sequence ATGAAAAAAAATAAGAACATTGATTTAAATCATCCGGCATTATATGAAAATCGAGAACTAAGTTGGTTGGAATTTAATCAGCGTGTTCTTTGGGAAGCAGAAAATATAGAGAATCCATTATTTGAACGTGTAAAATTCTTATCCATAGTCAGTAGTAATTTGGATGAATTTTTTATGGTTCGTGTTGCCTCGTTAATGGAACAAATCCATGCAGGTTATGATAAGCCTGACTTTTCAGGATTGTCACCAAAAGAGCAGATTGAACAGATTTCTATTCGAGCACACACAATGGTTGAAGATCAATGCAATGTGTTCAAACGCTCTATTTTGCAAGGATTAAAAAAAGAGAATATTATTTTTACGCTTGACTTTAGTCAGCTTAGTGAACAACAGATAGAGTATATTGACCACTATTTTGAAAACAATTTGTACCCGATATTGACGCCGATGGCAGTGGATTCATCCCGTCCCTTCCCTTTGATTTTGAATAAAAGTTTAAACATAGCAACAATTTTAGAAAAAGATGGTCAGGAATTTTTTGCAACAGTTCAAGTGCCGGCAATGATCAATCGTTATTTGGAAATACCGGCAGCACATGAAGGCGAACGTCAATTTGTTATGCTAAAAGACATTATTACGCATCATATATCGACTCTGTTTATGGGATATAGTGTGCTTTGTTCATCAGCCTATCGGATTACACGTAATGCTGACTTAACTATTGATGAAGAAGAAGCAGAAGATTTATTGCTTGAAATAGAAAAATCCATTAAAAAACGAAAATGGGGAGAAGCGATTCGCCTTGAAATTGATCAAAAGGTGGATGAACGGATATTAAGTTTTTTAAAAGAAGCTTTAAAACTCAAAAATCGTTCGATTTATAAAATCAATGGACCGATTGATCTCACTTTCTTAATGAAAGTCTACGGGATGAGCAATACAAAAGATTTGAAATTTAAAGACTACTCGCCCAAACGACCTAAAGATTTATTAGGCGAAGAGGATATTTTTGAGGCAATCAAGAAAAAAGATATTTTCTTGAACCATCCGTTTGAAAGTTTTGAACCTGTTGTGGAATGGATTCAAGATGCGGCAAAAGATCCTTTTGTTCTTGCAATCAAGCAGACCTTATATCGTGTATCTGGTCGCTCGCCCATTATACAAGCACTGGCAGAAGCGGCAGAAGCCGGTAAGCAAGTCACTGTATTGGTAGAGCTAAAAGCAAGGTTTGATGAAGAAAACAATATCCAATGGGCAAGACGCTTAGAAAAAGCAGGGTGCCATGTTATTTACGGACTTGTTGGTTTAAAGACCCATTCAAAGGTCACACTCATTGTAAGAAAAGAAGATGATGGCATTCGCCGCTATGTCCACTTGGGAACAGGAAATTACAATGACATCACGGCAAGGTTCTATACAGACATGGGGCTACTGACTGTTAATGAGCAAGTGGGGCGGGATGTTTCAGCAATCTTTAATACGTTGTCCGGATACTCTGAACCTCCCCGTTTGCATAAGATAACCATGGCACCAACTCAATTACGCGACAGGTTTATTTATATGATTCGTCGTGAAGCGACATATGCAAGTGAAGGAAAGAAAGCGCAGATTATCTGTAAGATGAATTCATTATGTGATTTTGAAGTGATGCAGGAGCTATATAAGGCTTCCATGGCTGGAGTTAAGATTGAACTGATTGTACGAGGGATTTGCTGCTTGATTCCTAATGTGGAAGGTGTCAGTGACAATATTACTGTGCGTAGTATTGTTGGAAAATACTTGGAACATAGCCGTATATATTATTTCTACAATGACGGAAAAGAAAACATCTATTTGTCAAGTGCCGATTGGATGCCCAGAAACCTTAACCGCCGAGTAGAGTTGCTTTTTCCTTTGGAGGCAAAACATATTAAAACGCGAGTTATGGATATGCTGGAGATACAACTTAAAGATGTTGTTAAAGCCAAGATAAAAGATCGGGATAAAAATTATAATCGTATCGACCGACGAGGAAAGCCTGTCATTAATTCACAAGATTATTTTGAAGACGAGGCAATAGAGGTTGAAAAGAAATATTATCGAAAAGAGATTGAAGAAACATTTACACCCATTATGTCCCATGATACAGAGGATGTCATTTGA